From one Thamnophis elegans isolate rThaEle1 chromosome 7, rThaEle1.pri, whole genome shotgun sequence genomic stretch:
- the JOSD1 gene encoding josephin-1 isoform X2: MSCMPWKGDKTKSESPETPQVMPVHIYHEKQRRELCALHALNNVFQDSNAFTRDTLQDIFQRLSPNTMVTPHKKSMLGNGNYDVNVIMAALQTKGYEAVWWDKRRDVNVIALSNVMGFIMNLPSSLCWGPLKLPLKRQHWICVREVGGAYYNLDSKLKVPEWIGGESELRKFLRNQLQGKNCELLLVVPEEVEVHQSWRVDA; encoded by the exons atgagttgcATGCCATGGAAAGGTGACAAAACAAAATCAGAATCGCCAGAAACGCCACAGGTGATGCCAGTGCACATTTATCATGAAAAACAGCGCAGAGAGTTATGTGCCCTCCATGCTCTCAATAATGTCTTCCAGGACAGCAATGCCTTTACACGAGACACATTACAGGACATTTTCCAGAG GCTATCTCCCAACACCATGGTGACACCACACAAGAAAAGTATGCTGGGTAATGGAAACTATGATGTGAATGTCATCATGGCAGCTCTTCAGACCAAAGGTTATGAAGCAGTTTGGTGGGATAAGCGCAG GGATGTTAACGTAATTGCCCTTTCCAATGTCATGGGTTTCATAATGAATCTGCCCTCAAGCCTCTGCTGGGGTCCACTGAAACTTCCTCTTAAACGGCAACATTGGATCTGTGTCCGGGAAGTGGGAGGAGCCTACTATAACCTTGACTCCAAACTAAAGGTTCCTGAATGGATTGGTGGTGAAAGTGAGCTCAG gaagtttttaagaaaccaGCTGCAAGGAAAGAACTGTGAACTTCTGCTGGTAGTACCTGAGGAGGTAGAAGTACATCAAAGTTGGAGAGTTGATGCATGA
- the JOSD1 gene encoding josephin-1 isoform X1 has protein sequence MLSIMSSRTAMPLHETHYRTFSRASRTIPCSLPHRAAATYLPTEKGREKKRERKISDAPCQIPTRKVNGEAIRTEKSVLFLLLFGPPLFILFLFRLSPNTMVTPHKKSMLGNGNYDVNVIMAALQTKGYEAVWWDKRRDVNVIALSNVMGFIMNLPSSLCWGPLKLPLKRQHWICVREVGGAYYNLDSKLKVPEWIGGESELRKFLRNQLQGKNCELLLVVPEEVEVHQSWRVDA, from the exons ATGCTCTCAATAATGTCTTCCAGGACAGCAATGCCTTTACACGAGACACATTACAGGACATTTTCCAGAG CCAGTCGCACAATCCCCTGCTCCCTCCCCCACCGAGCAGCAGCCACTTATCTACCTactgaaaagggaagggaaaagaagagggaaaggaagatctctgatgctccctgccagattcccacaagaaaagttaatggggaagccatcaGGACTGAGAAGTCAGTTCTGTTCCTGCTGCTTTTTGGCCCACCCTTGTTCATCCTGTTTCTGTTTAg GCTATCTCCCAACACCATGGTGACACCACACAAGAAAAGTATGCTGGGTAATGGAAACTATGATGTGAATGTCATCATGGCAGCTCTTCAGACCAAAGGTTATGAAGCAGTTTGGTGGGATAAGCGCAG GGATGTTAACGTAATTGCCCTTTCCAATGTCATGGGTTTCATAATGAATCTGCCCTCAAGCCTCTGCTGGGGTCCACTGAAACTTCCTCTTAAACGGCAACATTGGATCTGTGTCCGGGAAGTGGGAGGAGCCTACTATAACCTTGACTCCAAACTAAAGGTTCCTGAATGGATTGGTGGTGAAAGTGAGCTCAG gaagtttttaagaaaccaGCTGCAAGGAAAGAACTGTGAACTTCTGCTGGTAGTACCTGAGGAGGTAGAAGTACATCAAAGTTGGAGAGTTGATGCATGA
- the CBY1 gene encoding protein chibby homolog 1: MPLFGNTFSPKKTPPRKSASLSNLHLLDRSAREIELGLEYGTPVMTLTGQSLRFENGQWIPESFGSSGDRRETQRLRKRNQQLEEENNLLRLKVDLLLDMLSETTAESHLMEKELEELKNYSRRRK; the protein is encoded by the exons ATGCCGCTTTTTGGAAACACATTCAGTCCAAAGAAAACTCCGCCCAGAAAATCAGCCTCACTTTCCAACCTCCATTTG CTGGACAGATCTGCCCGTGAAATTGAGCTGGGCTTAGAATATGGAACCCCTGTTATGACACTTACAGGACAGAGTCTGAGGTTTGAGAATGGCCAATGGATACCTG AATCATTTGGAAGCAGTGGGGACCGGAGGGAGACACAGCGTCTTCGCAAACGGAATCAGCAACTGGAAGAAGAGAACAATCTTCTTCGGCTGAAAGTGGATCTTTTGTTGGATATG CTCTCTGAGAcaactgctgaatcccacctcatGGAGAAGGAATTAGAAGAACTGAAAAATTACAGCCGAAGGAGGAAGTGA
- the TOMM22 gene encoding mitochondrial import receptor subunit TOM22 homolog — protein sequence MRRCAIARRAAEAVGLQILTSGNGLAAAGSSSFVILSVAVMAALTPLSPEDLLPSKGSAGKTEELEEDTEEDEDELDETLAERLWGLTEMFPDGLRSAAGATFDVSLSVAQKMYRFSRAALWIGTTSFMILVLPVVFETEKLQMEQQQQLQQRQILLGPNTGLSGGMSSALPSLPGKI from the exons ATGCGTCGCTGTGCAATTGCAAGAAGGGCCGCGGAGGCTGTCGGCCTCCAGATCTTGACTTCCGGCAACGGTCTAGCCGCTGCGGGATCCTCCTCGTTCGTCATTCTCTCAGTTGCAGTTATGGCCGCCTTGACGCCGCTGTCTCCCGAGGACCTGCTGCCCTCCAAGGGAAGCGCCGGCAAAACGGAGGAGCTGGAAGAGGATACAGAGGAGGACGAAGATGAG CTGGATGAGACCCTGGCAGAAAGACTTTGGGGTCTCACAGAGATGTTTCCAGACGGCCTTCGGTCGGCAGCTGGAGCTACCTTCGACGTATCCCTTTCTGTAGCTCAGAAAATGTACAG ATTCTCAAGGGCAGCTTTATGGATTGGGACCACTTCTTTCATGATCCTAGTTCTTCCTGTTGTTTTTGAAACTGAGAAATTGCAaatggagcagcagcagcagctgcaacaACGACAG ATTTTATTAGGACCAAATACAGGGCTTTCTGGAGGAATGTCAAGTGCTCTGCCTTCTCTTCCTGGCAAGATTTAA